One window from the genome of Sphaerotilus microaerophilus encodes:
- the dsbD gene encoding protein-disulfide reductase DsbD gives MSVLSAFALASSPSPSPRPLAAGQPGVCRLLRPLAMLFVLLWALLAGAMARAADDFLEPDQAFKLSARVADAATIELSYEIAPGYYMYRERFAIEAAPAGVQLGEAAYPKGKVKFDETFQKEVETFRDGLRIPLPVRAAPAEFKLTVTSQGCADKGLCYPPRPQVLKVQVADGALRQVTLMADEAGAAWQPAAGPALALGAPGGGALAASAASAGSGAAASSAGAAAPAPAAKAPPASAGAGAGAGAGGVEGALRSGNLWTVVGVFLLAGLLLSFTPCVLPMLPILSSIIVGQGAPVSRPKGFVLSLAYSLGMALVYTAMGVAAGLAGEGLAAALQNPWVLGAFALLLVGFSLSMFGFYELQLPSALQNRLTATSGRLQGGSYAGVFLMGGLSALIVGPCVAAPLAGALVYISQTRDVLLGGAALFALACGMSVPLLLLGLSAGSLLPRAGAWMEGVKRFFGVLLLAVALWMVAPVLPAWVAMAAWGVLALGCAVQLRAFDRLPDDAAGLRRIAKALGVALALAGAAQIVGLLSGGRDLLQPLAHLRGGVAAAAPGAALPAAAGHALAFQRVKTLAELEAAVRSAGRPVMFDFYADWCVSCKEFEQFTFSDPQVRSRLANVLLLQVDVTANNADDKALLKRFGLFGPPAILFFDPAGQELADRRVIGFQNVAQFLGSLDAAGIRALN, from the coding sequence ATGTCAGTCCTGTCTGCTTTCGCCTTGGCTTCTTCTCCTTCTCCTTCTCCCCGCCCGCTGGCCGCCGGCCAGCCCGGGGTGTGCCGGTTGCTGCGTCCGCTCGCGATGCTGTTCGTCCTGCTGTGGGCGCTGCTGGCAGGTGCGATGGCCCGCGCCGCGGACGACTTCCTGGAGCCCGACCAGGCCTTCAAGCTCTCCGCCCGCGTGGCCGATGCGGCGACGATCGAGCTGAGCTACGAGATTGCACCGGGCTACTACATGTACCGCGAGCGCTTCGCCATCGAGGCGGCGCCCGCGGGCGTGCAGCTGGGCGAGGCGGCCTATCCGAAGGGCAAGGTGAAGTTCGACGAGACCTTCCAGAAGGAGGTCGAGACCTTCCGCGACGGCCTGCGCATCCCGCTGCCCGTGCGGGCCGCGCCGGCCGAGTTCAAGCTCACCGTGACCAGCCAGGGCTGCGCCGACAAGGGCCTGTGCTACCCGCCGCGCCCGCAGGTGCTGAAGGTGCAGGTGGCCGATGGCGCGCTGCGCCAGGTCACGCTGATGGCCGACGAGGCCGGCGCGGCCTGGCAGCCGGCGGCGGGCCCGGCGCTGGCGCTGGGCGCGCCGGGTGGTGGTGCCTTGGCCGCCTCGGCCGCCTCTGCTGGATCAGGCGCCGCGGCGTCCTCGGCGGGGGCCGCTGCACCGGCACCGGCGGCCAAGGCGCCGCCGGCCTCGGCAGGAGCTGGCGCTGGCGCGGGCGCGGGCGGTGTCGAGGGCGCCCTGCGCTCGGGCAACCTGTGGACGGTGGTGGGGGTCTTCCTGCTGGCGGGCCTGCTGCTGTCCTTCACGCCCTGCGTGCTGCCGATGCTGCCGATCCTGTCGTCGATCATCGTCGGCCAGGGCGCGCCGGTGTCGCGGCCGAAGGGTTTTGTGCTGTCGCTGGCCTATTCGCTGGGCATGGCGCTGGTCTACACCGCGATGGGCGTGGCCGCCGGGCTGGCGGGCGAGGGCCTGGCCGCGGCGCTGCAGAACCCCTGGGTGCTCGGCGCCTTTGCGCTGCTGCTGGTCGGTTTCTCGCTGTCGATGTTCGGCTTCTACGAGTTGCAGCTGCCTTCGGCGCTGCAGAACCGCCTCACCGCGACCTCGGGGCGACTGCAGGGCGGCAGCTACGCGGGCGTGTTCCTGATGGGCGGGCTGTCGGCGCTGATCGTCGGGCCCTGCGTGGCGGCGCCGCTGGCCGGGGCGCTGGTCTACATCAGCCAGACGCGCGACGTGCTGCTCGGCGGCGCAGCGCTGTTCGCGCTGGCCTGCGGCATGAGCGTGCCGCTGCTGCTGCTGGGGCTCTCGGCCGGCTCGCTGCTGCCGCGCGCCGGGGCCTGGATGGAAGGCGTCAAGCGCTTCTTCGGCGTGCTGCTGCTGGCGGTGGCGCTGTGGATGGTCGCGCCAGTGCTGCCGGCCTGGGTGGCGATGGCGGCCTGGGGTGTGCTGGCGCTGGGCTGCGCGGTGCAGCTGCGCGCCTTCGACCGCCTGCCTGACGACGCAGCGGGCCTGCGCCGCATCGCGAAGGCCCTGGGTGTGGCGCTGGCGCTGGCAGGCGCGGCGCAGATCGTCGGCCTGCTGTCGGGCGGGCGGGACCTGCTGCAGCCGCTGGCGCACCTGCGCGGCGGCGTGGCGGCGGCCGCGCCAGGGGCGGCTTTGCCGGCCGCTGCGGGCCATGCGCTGGCGTTTCAGCGCGTCAAGACCCTGGCCGAGCTGGAGGCCGCGGTGCGCAGCGCCGGCCGGCCGGTGATGTTCGACTTTTATGCCGACTGGTGTGTGTCCTGCAAGGAGTTCGAGCAGTTCACCTTCAGCGACCCGCAGGTGCGCTCGCGGCTGGCCAACGTGCTGCTGCTGCAGGTGGACGTCACGGCCAACAACGCCGACGACAAGGCCCTGCTCAAGCGCTTCGGCCTGTTCGGGCCGCCAGCCATCCTGTTCTTCGATCCGGCGGGGCAGGAGCTGGCCGACCGGCGCGTGATCGGCTTCCAGAACGTCGCCCAGTTCCTGGGCAGCCTGGACGCGGCAGGCATCCGCGCGCTGAACTGA
- a CDS encoding DUF3570 domain-containing protein gives MAATELHVELDRSDAAPRAVRGLAGSIVAAALALPGVIAAVVPATAMAEQAPEQGVVALKYLNYRESQPGLKRIAVDAPSLYLLAPIGAHWSLEGSAVHDDVSGASPRYYADVSGASVMHDKRNAGDLKVTRYFERSALGLAASVSNEHDYRSRALSVDARFSSADNNTSWNTGLGFTNDRIDPVNRKVNEKRRTTDLLLGVTQAWSAQDLVQANLTLGFGRGYFSDPYKMYDERPRKRNTGALLLRWNHRGENWPGTLRSSYRLYQDSFGVRAHTTEAAWVQPLGSAFTLTPLLRYHTQRAASFYYDPSSAINPVTGLPFYPDQEVSTRYNTNDQRLSAFGALTWGARLDWKISPRWSADLKFERYEQRSGWRLGGDGSPGIAPFTANWLQVGLSSTF, from the coding sequence GTGGCTGCAACTGAACTGCACGTTGAACTCGACCGCAGCGATGCGGCCCCGCGCGCTGTACGCGGTCTGGCCGGCTCCATCGTGGCCGCTGCGCTGGCCCTGCCGGGCGTGATCGCAGCCGTGGTGCCTGCCACCGCGATGGCCGAGCAGGCGCCCGAGCAGGGCGTGGTGGCGCTCAAGTACCTCAACTACCGCGAGAGCCAGCCGGGCCTGAAGCGCATCGCCGTCGATGCACCGTCGTTGTACCTGCTCGCGCCCATCGGTGCGCACTGGTCGCTTGAAGGTTCCGCCGTGCACGACGACGTCTCCGGTGCCTCGCCGCGCTACTACGCGGACGTCTCCGGTGCCAGCGTGATGCACGACAAGCGCAACGCCGGCGACCTGAAGGTGACGCGCTACTTCGAGCGCTCCGCCCTCGGCCTGGCCGCGTCGGTGTCGAACGAGCACGACTACCGCTCGCGGGCGCTGTCGGTGGATGCCCGCTTTTCCAGCGCAGACAACAACACCAGCTGGAACACCGGGCTGGGCTTCACGAACGACCGCATCGACCCGGTCAACCGCAAGGTCAACGAGAAGCGCCGCACCACCGACCTGCTGCTCGGCGTGACGCAGGCCTGGAGCGCGCAGGACCTGGTGCAGGCCAACCTGACGCTGGGCTTCGGGCGCGGCTACTTCAGCGACCCGTACAAGATGTACGACGAGCGCCCTCGCAAGCGCAACACCGGCGCACTGCTGCTGCGCTGGAACCACCGGGGCGAGAACTGGCCCGGTACGCTGCGCAGCAGCTACCGGCTCTACCAGGACAGCTTCGGCGTACGGGCCCACACCACCGAGGCGGCCTGGGTGCAGCCGCTGGGCAGCGCCTTCACGTTGACGCCGCTGCTGCGTTACCACACCCAGCGCGCGGCGTCGTTTTACTACGATCCGTCGAGCGCCATCAATCCAGTGACCGGGCTGCCGTTCTATCCGGACCAGGAGGTATCGACCCGCTATAACACCAACGACCAGCGCCTGTCGGCCTTCGGCGCGCTGACCTGGGGTGCGCGGCTGGACTGGAAGATCAGCCCGCGCTGGAGCGCCGACCTGAAGTTCGAGCGCTACGAGCAGCGCTCCGGCTGGCGCCTGGGCGGCGACGGCTCGCCGGGGATTGCGCCCTTCACGGCCAACTGGCTGCAGGTCGGCCTGAGCTCGACGTTCTGA
- a CDS encoding DUF4266 domain-containing protein encodes MNHPDPSVPPAARRAGLRLTLLASLAGLTLLGGLGGCSTFKPPQPWEKGTLARKDMTFEADSLDQRYVQHIYFSKEAASGGYGVGGGGCGCN; translated from the coding sequence GTGAACCACCCCGATCCGAGCGTGCCCCCCGCGGCGCGCCGAGCCGGCCTGCGCCTGACGCTGCTGGCCTCCCTGGCCGGCCTGACCCTGCTCGGCGGCCTTGGCGGCTGCAGCACCTTCAAACCGCCCCAGCCCTGGGAAAAGGGCACGCTGGCGCGCAAGGACATGACCTTCGAGGCCGACTCGCTCGACCAGCGCTACGTCCAGCACATCTACTTCAGCAAGGAAGCGGCCTCGGGCGGCTACGGCGTGGGCGGAGGTGGCTGTGGCTGCAACTGA
- a CDS encoding TlpA family protein disulfide reductase, translating to MQPISRNLRRLLACAALAGACSAALAATPGQPAPALELPGLQGNVSLAASKGKVVYVDFWASWCGPCRQSFPWMNEMQAKYGARGFQVIGVNVDAKREEADKFLAQTPAKFTLAFDSKGESPRAFAIKGMPTSVLVGADGTVLQQHSGFRDEERKALEDAIVAALAKAGR from the coding sequence ATGCAACCCATCTCACGCAACCTGCGCCGTCTGCTTGCCTGCGCCGCCCTGGCCGGCGCCTGCTCCGCGGCCCTGGCCGCCACACCGGGCCAGCCGGCGCCGGCCCTGGAGCTGCCCGGCCTGCAGGGCAACGTCAGCCTGGCCGCCTCCAAGGGCAAGGTGGTCTACGTCGACTTCTGGGCCTCCTGGTGCGGCCCCTGCCGCCAGTCCTTCCCGTGGATGAACGAGATGCAGGCCAAGTACGGCGCGCGCGGCTTCCAGGTCATTGGCGTGAACGTCGATGCCAAGCGCGAGGAGGCCGACAAGTTCCTCGCCCAGACCCCGGCCAAGTTCACCCTGGCCTTCGACAGCAAGGGCGAGTCTCCGCGCGCCTTCGCCATCAAGGGCATGCCGACCTCGGTGCTGGTTGGCGCCGATGGCACGGTGCTGCAGCAGCACAGCGGTTTCCGTGACGAGGAGCGCAAAGCGCTGGAAGACGCCATCGTCGCGGCGCTGGCCAAGGCCGGGCGCTGA
- the nadA gene encoding quinolinate synthase NadA, whose translation MTDVLFDYDRPDASGASCTAHAWAKVPAPLQPAERDALKARARQLLAERSAVLVAHYYVDGDLQDLAQETGGCVSDSLEMARFGRDHAAQTLVVAGVRFMGETAKILSPHKRVLMPDLDATCSLDLGCPADDFIAFCDAHPDRTVVVYANTSAAVKARADWMVTSSCALPIVSHLKAQGKKVLWAPDRHLGGYIQRETGADMLMWNGACIVHDEFKGLELELLRREHPRAKVLVHPESPASVVAQADVVGSTARLLKAVIEEDATEFIVATDRGMFHRMHQAAPGKVLLEAPTAGNSATCKSCAHCPWMAMNGLQGLVDCLEHGVGEIHVEEPIRTQALGCIERMLDFTARLNAPAPAGLVPNIGAA comes from the coding sequence ATGACCGACGTCCTTTTCGACTACGACCGTCCCGATGCCAGCGGTGCCAGCTGCACCGCCCACGCCTGGGCCAAGGTACCCGCCCCGCTGCAGCCCGCCGAGCGTGATGCGCTCAAGGCGCGCGCGCGCCAGCTGCTGGCCGAGCGCAGCGCCGTGCTGGTGGCGCACTACTACGTCGACGGTGACCTGCAGGACCTGGCGCAGGAAACGGGCGGCTGCGTGTCCGATTCGCTGGAGATGGCCCGCTTCGGCCGCGACCACGCCGCGCAGACCCTGGTGGTGGCGGGCGTGCGCTTCATGGGCGAGACGGCGAAGATCCTGTCGCCCCACAAGCGGGTGCTGATGCCCGACCTGGACGCCACCTGCTCACTGGACCTGGGCTGCCCGGCCGACGACTTCATCGCCTTCTGCGATGCCCACCCGGACCGCACCGTGGTGGTCTACGCCAACACCAGCGCCGCGGTGAAGGCCCGCGCCGACTGGATGGTGACCAGCTCCTGCGCGCTGCCCATCGTGTCGCACCTGAAAGCGCAGGGCAAGAAGGTCCTCTGGGCGCCCGACCGCCACCTGGGCGGCTATATCCAGCGCGAAACCGGCGCGGACATGCTGATGTGGAACGGCGCCTGCATCGTGCACGACGAGTTCAAGGGGCTGGAGCTGGAGCTGCTGCGCCGCGAGCACCCCAGGGCCAAGGTGCTGGTGCACCCCGAGTCGCCCGCCAGCGTGGTGGCCCAGGCCGATGTGGTGGGCTCCACCGCCCGGCTGCTCAAGGCGGTGATCGAGGAGGACGCGACCGAGTTCATCGTCGCCACCGACCGCGGCATGTTCCACCGCATGCACCAGGCCGCCCCCGGCAAGGTCCTGCTGGAGGCCCCCACCGCCGGCAACAGCGCCACCTGCAAGAGCTGCGCACACTGCCCTTGGATGGCGATGAACGGCCTGCAGGGCCTGGTCGACTGCCTGGAGCACGGCGTGGGCGAGATCCATGTGGAGGAGCCGATCCGCACCCAGGCGCTGGGCTGCATCGAGCGCATGCTGGACTTCACCGCCCGGCTGAACGCCCCGGCCCCTGCCGGCCTGGTGCCGAACATCGGCGCTGCCTGA
- a CDS encoding MFS transporter encodes MHASRPTPPGATDTPSLRRDAQTIGLVGLVHGTSHFFHLLLPPMFPWFIREYGLSYAELGLVVSLFFVISGVGQALSGFLVDRVGARPVLCAALSCFVLSALAAAFAQGYTGLLLASALAGLGNAPFHPIDFTILNRRITPVRLGHAYSVHGICGNLGWAVSPLVSAGLLALTGSLRATYLGIAMLAALVLLGVMACRRWLDDGVSARPAAAAPTSAPAPQGARPAAAAGSAAAPTAVLSVGALLRLPAVWLCFSFLFWSTCALSAVQSFAAPALHQIHGLALPVAALVVTGYMVCGALGMVAGGFLLARLDQRLEPLIAAALAGAAALLLVATHPWLGGTAALVVASVAGLGTGLAGPSRDMLIRRATPPGATGRVYGLVYSGLDLGFALAAPLFGRLLDMQLPAAVFQGAALSLGAAVLSAAWVGQATARAKASAA; translated from the coding sequence ATGCATGCCTCGCGCCCCACGCCTCCCGGTGCCACCGACACCCCCTCGCTGCGCCGCGATGCGCAGACCATCGGCCTGGTCGGGCTCGTGCACGGCACCTCGCACTTCTTCCATCTGCTGCTGCCGCCGATGTTCCCCTGGTTCATCCGCGAATACGGCCTGAGCTATGCCGAGCTGGGGCTGGTGGTGTCGCTGTTCTTCGTGATCTCGGGCGTGGGGCAGGCGCTGTCGGGCTTCCTGGTCGACCGGGTGGGCGCGCGGCCGGTGCTGTGTGCGGCGCTGAGCTGCTTCGTGCTGTCTGCGCTGGCGGCCGCATTCGCCCAGGGCTACACCGGGCTGCTGCTGGCCTCGGCGCTGGCCGGACTGGGCAATGCGCCCTTCCACCCGATCGATTTCACGATCCTGAACCGCCGCATCACGCCGGTGCGCCTGGGCCACGCCTATTCGGTGCACGGCATCTGCGGCAACCTGGGCTGGGCGGTGTCGCCGCTGGTGAGTGCCGGCCTGTTGGCGCTGACCGGGTCGCTGCGGGCCACCTACCTGGGCATCGCCATGCTTGCCGCGCTGGTGCTGCTCGGCGTGATGGCCTGCCGCCGCTGGCTGGATGACGGCGTGTCGGCCCGGCCCGCCGCCGCTGCCCCAACGTCGGCCCCGGCGCCGCAGGGGGCCCGGCCTGCAGCGGCGGCCGGGTCTGCCGCTGCGCCCACCGCCGTGCTGTCGGTGGGGGCGCTGCTGCGGCTGCCGGCGGTGTGGCTGTGCTTTTCCTTCCTGTTCTGGTCCACCTGCGCGCTCAGTGCGGTGCAGAGCTTTGCGGCGCCGGCGCTGCACCAGATCCACGGCCTCGCGCTGCCCGTGGCGGCGTTGGTGGTGACCGGCTACATGGTCTGCGGTGCCCTGGGCATGGTGGCCGGCGGCTTCCTGCTGGCCCGGCTGGACCAGCGCCTGGAGCCGCTCATTGCCGCCGCGCTGGCTGGCGCCGCGGCTCTGCTGCTGGTGGCGACCCACCCGTGGCTGGGCGGCACCGCCGCGCTGGTCGTGGCGTCGGTGGCGGGGCTGGGCACCGGCCTGGCCGGGCCGTCGCGCGACATGCTGATCCGCCGCGCCACGCCGCCGGGCGCCACGGGGCGGGTCTACGGCCTCGTCTATTCGGGGCTGGACCTGGGGTTCGCGCTGGCCGCGCCGCTGTTCGGGCGGCTGCTGGACATGCAGTTGCCCGCAGCGGTCTTCCAGGGCGCGGCGCTCAGCCTGGGCGCGGCGGTGCTGTCGGCGGCCTGGGTGGGACAGGCGACGGCAAGGGCGAAGGCATCAGCGGCCTGA
- a CDS encoding choice-of-anchor D domain-containing protein has product MSFDVPSLVRGLAPWAMAGLLATAALGVHAQSVSTGQTLYTKVFVSGTSSCAASACHGTNPASNINNVRFGYAAALTKSAVSGRREMQFLQSQLSDSDYNDLAAYIASKTGDTPSYITVAATPAVTLSGSTLAFGSVTVGQTSTARSVTLSNSGSAALTINGIAASGTGFAATNNCPTSLAAGSSCTISVTFTPTSAASVTGSVAITSNASGSPHGIGLSGTGTATPVANLAWTGSTSLSFSATVGTPSAEQTLTLLNSGSVAGTIGAVTVSGTNAADFVHGGSCGAGVTLSAGASCTVTVGFDPAAAGARSATLQVTSTNAANPATISLAGTAGGSGATSNANVGGGGCSVAASGRPFDPLLLALGGLAVLVLGWRRWRQHAEDQDQVPGRNP; this is encoded by the coding sequence ATGAGTTTTGATGTTCCTTCCCTGGTCCGTGGGCTTGCCCCGTGGGCGATGGCCGGCCTGCTGGCAACGGCTGCCCTGGGCGTTCACGCGCAGAGCGTCAGCACTGGCCAGACGCTGTACACGAAGGTGTTCGTGTCTGGCACCAGCAGTTGCGCGGCCAGCGCCTGCCACGGCACGAATCCGGCGTCGAACATCAACAACGTGCGGTTCGGCTACGCCGCCGCGCTGACCAAGAGCGCGGTGTCGGGACGCCGTGAGATGCAGTTCCTGCAGTCGCAGCTGAGCGATTCGGACTACAACGACCTGGCCGCCTACATCGCCAGCAAGACGGGCGACACGCCGAGCTACATCACCGTCGCGGCAACACCGGCTGTCACCTTGTCGGGCAGCACGCTGGCGTTCGGCTCGGTGACGGTCGGCCAGACCAGCACGGCCCGCAGCGTGACGCTGTCCAACAGCGGCAGCGCGGCGCTGACGATCAACGGCATCGCCGCCAGCGGCACGGGCTTCGCGGCCACGAACAACTGCCCGACCAGCCTGGCGGCCGGCAGCAGCTGCACGATCAGCGTCACTTTCACGCCCACTTCGGCTGCCAGCGTCACCGGCAGCGTGGCCATCACCAGCAATGCCAGCGGTTCTCCGCACGGCATCGGCCTGTCGGGTACGGGCACGGCCACGCCGGTGGCCAACCTGGCCTGGACCGGCTCGACCAGCCTGTCGTTCTCGGCCACCGTGGGCACTCCGTCGGCGGAGCAGACGCTCACGCTGCTGAACTCGGGTTCGGTGGCCGGCACGATCGGCGCCGTCACGGTGTCAGGCACGAACGCGGCCGATTTCGTGCACGGCGGCAGCTGCGGCGCTGGAGTCACGCTCTCCGCAGGTGCCAGCTGCACCGTCACGGTGGGCTTCGACCCGGCGGCCGCCGGCGCACGGTCGGCCACGCTGCAGGTGACGTCCACCAACGCCGCCAACCCGGCCACGATCAGCCTGGCGGGCACGGCCGGCGGCAGCGGTGCCACCAGCAACGCCAACGTCGGCGGCGGGGGCTGCTCCGTCGCTGCGTCCGGCCGGCCATTCGACCCGCTGCTGCTGGCGCTGGGCGGCCTGGCCGTCCTGGTCCTCGGCTGGCGGCGCTGGCGCCAGCACGCCGAGGACCAGGACCAGGTCCCGGGCCGGAATCCCTGA
- a CDS encoding FAD:protein FMN transferase, producing MGVQAMGMQREPVEPDGDTVIEFSGMASVCKIRLAGVDAATARAWVEQAIAEVRRIETTYSRYRADSIVSRINAAAGSGEPVPLDAETADLLGFSDQLWRASDGLFDVTSGVLRRAWDFRSQRLPSQAELDALLPLIGWGEVAWSREAIALPRPGMQLDFGGFGKEYAADRAAGLLLALGARSGIVNLGGDLRVLGPRPDGSPWRIAIAHPREPGGVIASLPVSQGALATSGDYERSMVVDGRRYCHLLHPRHGWPVSHWQAISVLAPACLAAGALTTIAMLKEADAPAFLREQGVSWLAVDAHGGVTRVDPLVGVVDPSQ from the coding sequence ATGGGGGTCCAGGCCATGGGCATGCAGCGCGAACCCGTCGAGCCCGACGGTGACACGGTCATCGAGTTCAGCGGCATGGCCAGCGTCTGCAAGATCCGCCTGGCCGGGGTCGATGCGGCCACCGCCCGGGCCTGGGTCGAGCAGGCCATCGCCGAGGTGCGGCGCATCGAGACGACCTACTCCCGCTACCGCGCCGACAGCATCGTCTCGCGCATCAATGCGGCGGCAGGCAGCGGCGAGCCGGTGCCGCTGGACGCCGAGACGGCCGACCTGCTTGGCTTTTCCGACCAGCTCTGGCGTGCCAGCGACGGGTTGTTCGACGTCACCAGCGGCGTGCTGCGCCGGGCCTGGGACTTCCGCAGCCAGCGTCTGCCCTCGCAGGCGGAGCTGGACGCCCTGCTGCCGCTGATCGGCTGGGGCGAGGTGGCCTGGTCGCGCGAAGCGATCGCGCTGCCTCGGCCGGGCATGCAGCTGGACTTCGGCGGCTTTGGCAAGGAGTACGCCGCCGACCGCGCGGCCGGCCTGCTGCTGGCCCTGGGCGCGCGCAGCGGCATTGTCAACCTGGGCGGCGACCTGCGCGTGCTCGGCCCCCGGCCGGACGGCTCGCCCTGGCGCATCGCCATCGCCCACCCGCGCGAGCCCGGCGGGGTGATCGCCAGCCTGCCGGTCAGTCAGGGCGCGCTGGCCACCAGCGGGGACTACGAGCGCAGCATGGTCGTTGACGGCCGGCGTTACTGCCACCTGCTGCACCCCCGGCATGGCTGGCCGGTGTCGCACTGGCAGGCCATCAGCGTGCTGGCGCCGGCCTGCCTGGCGGCCGGGGCGCTGACCACCATCGCGATGCTGAAGGAGGCCGACGCCCCGGCCTTCCTGCGCGAGCAGGGTGTGTCCTGGCTGGCTGTCGACGCGCATGGCGGCGTCACCCGGGTCGACCCCCTGGTCGGCGTTGTCGATCCTTCACAATGA
- a CDS encoding JDVT-CTERM system glutamic-type intramembrane protease — translation MSSLSIPVVARPRPLVRVRGLRLPVLATGQSRRAIVVVAALATMVALASGWPAGTRAVQPNWLVTWLLMAPVCEELFFRGVLHEALLRAAAWRAANVAVALAFGALHAWSRDAWTGVAVVLPALCIGRLYERERRVVAAAALHASFNLAWLAWGQPGAPEWAGLCDLVSRSSESWVSLRELFA, via the coding sequence ATGTCGTCGCTGTCCATCCCCGTCGTTGCCCGCCCGCGCCCCCTGGTCCGGGTGCGAGGTCTGCGCCTGCCGGTGCTGGCGACAGGCCAATCTCGCCGGGCGATCGTGGTGGTGGCGGCGCTGGCCACCATGGTGGCGCTGGCGTCGGGCTGGCCCGCCGGGACGCGGGCTGTGCAGCCAAACTGGTTGGTGACCTGGCTGCTGATGGCGCCGGTTTGCGAGGAGCTGTTCTTCCGCGGCGTGCTGCACGAGGCGCTGCTGCGGGCGGCGGCGTGGCGGGCAGCCAATGTCGCCGTGGCGCTGGCGTTCGGCGCGCTGCATGCCTGGTCGCGTGACGCGTGGACCGGCGTGGCGGTGGTCCTGCCGGCGTTGTGCATCGGCAGGCTCTATGAACGTGAGCGCCGTGTCGTGGCGGCCGCCGCGCTGCACGCCAGCTTCAACCTGGCCTGGCTGGCCTGGGGCCAGCCGGGTGCGCCCGAGTGGGCCGGACTGTGTGATCTGGTCAGCCGTTCCTCTGAATCATGGGTTTCTCTACGGGAGTTGTTTGCATGA
- a CDS encoding late competence development ComFB family protein, producing MAIDFSSVHNHYERPVFDAVTRLAPGYPYLDEAALPDVACVALNRLGARYIRHSVDLSFYLTEKERLGMEQTISEAVAFAFEFVQARIAMRARR from the coding sequence ATGGCCATCGATTTCAGCTCCGTCCACAACCACTACGAACGCCCGGTCTTCGACGCCGTGACCCGGCTGGCGCCAGGCTACCCCTACCTGGACGAAGCCGCGCTGCCCGACGTGGCCTGCGTGGCGCTGAACCGGTTGGGCGCACGTTACATCCGCCACTCGGTGGACCTGTCGTTCTACCTCACCGAGAAGGAACGCCTGGGCATGGAGCAGACCATCAGCGAGGCCGTGGCATTCGCCTTCGAGTTCGTGCAGGCCCGCATCGCGATGCGGGCCCGGAGATGA